A single Oryzias melastigma strain HK-1 linkage group LG24, ASM292280v2, whole genome shotgun sequence DNA region contains:
- the LOC112158179 gene encoding uncharacterized protein LOC112158179, with protein sequence MAEIYVNLLGLRIAVSFTGLVGNVCLILSIVHIKWSHIKSFELFLLGLAAANLEEIVIINVYDLFILQSSFSNTWSCRFLKFMTMFGETASIFFTVIISIFRYQKLAVSLSVPLDRIGVARLLSGVCVMVSFLLSFPVVAIKPTENATNSSGSRCSAESFHCGENYCPTPNCAYKYLFVLVSYLLPLIIITVTNCLIITVLLIQRRTITPEISVHQPNHNHRKGRDLRFQHSTIAVVAAMALFLVNWTFYLVFQFILKPKDLPSWSEIEFFILTSYSSFSPYVYGIGHNLFSLENFKIIRNKF encoded by the coding sequence ATGGCGGAGATTTATGTCAACCTCCTGGGCTTGAGAATCGCTGTGTCGTTCACAGGACTTGTGGGTAACGTATGCTTAATCCTCTCTATCGTCCATATCAAGTGGTCCCACATCAAATCCTTCGAGTTGTTTCTTCTGGGACTGGCTGCCGCCAACTTGGAGGAGATTGTCATCATCAACGTCTACGATCTTTTCATTCTTCAGTCGTCTTTCTCCAACACTTGGTCGTGCCGCTTTTTGAAGTTTATGACCATGTTTGGAGAAACCGCCAGCATCTTCTTCACCGTCatcatcagcatcttcaggtacCAGAAGCTGGCCGTCAGCTTGTCGGTTCCCCTGGACCGCATCGGAGTAGCCCGTCTGCTGAGCGGAGTTTGTGTAATGGTCTCTTTTTTGCTCAGTTTCCCAGTTGTTGCCATTAAACCCACGGAGAATGCCACCAACAGCAGCGGCAGCCGCTGCTCTGCTGAATCCTTTCACTGCGGCGAGAATTATTGTCCCACGCCCAACTGTGCTTACAAATATCTCTTCGTCCTCGTCTCCTACCTGCTAcccctcatcatcatcacagTCACCAACTGTCTAATCATCACAGTGCTGCTAATCCAGAGGAGGACCATCACACCAGAGATCAGTGTGCACCAGCCCAACCACAACCACAGAAAAGGCAGAGATCTGCGGTTCCAGCACAGCACCATAGCCGTGGTGGCGGCCATGGCCTTGTTCCTGGTGAACTGGACCTTCTACCTGGTCTTTCAGTTTATCCTCAAACCTAAGGACCTTCCTTCTTGGAGTGAAATTGAGTTTTTCATTCTAACCTCCTACTCGTCCTTCAGTCCATATGTATACGGGATAGGACACAACTTGTTTTctctggaaaactttaaaattattagaaataaatTTTAA